The DNA window CCATTTCAATTCCGTTTGCATTGTATAAAAAGTCAAACTTGTTGAAATATAATGTTACAATTTCTTCTTTTGTGTATCTTCTTTCAAGACTTACAGCAACCACCCATTCTTTTAACTTTTGGAAAACAGCTTTGATTTTATTATCTGCTCTTTTACCTGTGAAAAGCAATTTTGCTAACTGCTGAGTGATCGTAGAACCACCACCTCTTCCTCCACCAAAAACAACAGCTCTGGCAACGGATTGTAAATCAATTCCTGAGTGTTCCTTGAAACGCTCATCTTCTTTAGCCTGTAAAGCATAAACAAGAAAAGGAGGAAGGTCCTTGTATGTAATAGGTTGAGTTTTTTCTTTTTCAAATTTACCCAATAGAACACCATCCGAAGAATAAATTTGAGAAGCCACATAAATATCAGGATTTTCAAGCTCTTCTACATCAGGCATTTCACCAAGAAAGCCTTGAGAAACGGCAAAGAAAAGCCCTGAAATACCTAAGACAACAACAATAAGTCCAAGCCAAATAAATTTAGCCCATTTTTTCCAAGAAGTATTTTTTTTGGGTGGAAGTGGAAAGGTTTTTCCTTTGCTTCCTGTGTTTTTTTTGTTTTCTTCCATTTATGGTTACGGTTTAGCCGTTTCTATTTTTACTCCAATATCTTCAATCCCAGGAAGGAAGTCATTTCTCATTGCTTGTATTAATCCAATTTCATACTTCCCTTTTTCTGGAAATTTATAATTCAATTTATACTGAAAAAGAGTTTCCTTCGTGTCTCCAAAACCTGTACCAAGCCATTCTCCATTTGGTTTTGTAAGGACATAGTTTAAGGTATCTGTCTCTTTTTTCTTGTTCTGAAGATTAGTGAAATTAACAATAAACCTTATATTGCTGTAAGGGTAATTGTTATTATTTCTTACAACAAATATAATATTTTTAGGATTCTGTGGATCCGAAATTTCAAGATTAAATTTTTGCTCACTTTTCTTATTCCATTTGTTATCAACAGAATTCATTGTAACGTTTTCTCCTGAAGAATTGCAACTCAAGAAAAGAATAAGGGATAGTAATCCTAAA is part of the Chryseobacterium paludis genome and encodes:
- a CDS encoding gliding motility lipoprotein GldH: MHKILGLLSLILFLSCNSSGENVTMNSVDNKWNKKSEQKFNLEISDPQNPKNIIFVVRNNNNYPYSNIRFIVNFTNLQNKKKETDTLNYVLTKPNGEWLGTGFGDTKETLFQYKLNYKFPEKGKYEIGLIQAMRNDFLPGIEDIGVKIETAKP